TTTTTCATATTCAGTTACCTTCAAAACCGAACTAGCTTCAAATTTTTTGATTTGACGGGTCTCTTTTATTTCAGTTCCAACTCCTATTGGACCGTCCGTAAGAATTTCTACACCGGTCACATGATCCATCGCTTCTTCTGCGTGCTTAAAATTAGACACTACTTCAAACACCTCTTCTACAGGTGCCTTGACTACTACTTCCCTAGTAAAGCCCATCATTAGTCTCCTTTCAATTTCCATTTAATTCATCGAACCAACCTTCTGTGATTTCCTTGCTTTTATGATTGACAATCAAATACTCCTCTTGGCTTTCTACGTATAAATAAGGAGAGCTTTCAGTCCTTACAAACAATTTACCTCCGCCATAAGGCTTTTCCAACAAAAAATTACCCTTTAAAACACCCGAAAAGGCGAATCCATTTGTTCGTGCTATAACCTCTGGTAACTCATCTAGTAACTGAACTTCTTCAACCTCTTCTAATTCCCATTCTACTCCATAAACCCCTGACACTTCGAATGATTCATCATCTATTGTAACTACGGGATCTTTCAAACCGACATACGTCAAAACAGCTACCCCTATGAAAACAACCCCAGTAATACTACCTGTTAGCCAA
Above is a window of Halalkalibacillus sediminis DNA encoding:
- a CDS encoding DUF3784 domain-containing protein — encoded protein: MNTGTLIFLIVMGFALLIHGGLAYLIVKKKEYSLLSGFSNRPEEEKEYLKSSGYTDAVEKMLKYTFYFLLFITIAGVVQVPYIFEIGIALFLIVIMSWTIYIQKYEVPRKRKKAYWLTGSITGVVFIGVAVLTYVGLKDPVVTIDDESFEVSGVYGVEWELEEVEEVQLLDELPEVIARTNGFAFSGVLKGNFLLEKPYGGGKLFVRTESSPYLYVESQEEYLIVNHKSKEITEGWFDELNGN